Proteins encoded together in one Micromonospora auratinigra window:
- a CDS encoding undecaprenyl-diphosphate phosphatase codes for MTWVEAIVLGIVQGLTEFLPVSSSGHLRITSAIFFGRDAGASFTAVTQLGTEAAVLIYFFKDIWRIVRTWFLGITDTSVRSSLDYRMGWYVIVGTIPIGVLGLLFKDAIRDTARNLYLISFTLIFFALVLAFAEYWGRQTRTLENFRMRDGVIMGFAQAMALIPGVSRSGGTLTFGLLLNLTRETAARYSFLLAIPAVVLSGVFSLGDVFQPAEPGTAAPSVAQMIVATAIAFVIGYAAIAWLLRYVAHHTLYLFVLYRVALGTLVLCLLLTGTISAT; via the coding sequence GTGACCTGGGTCGAGGCCATCGTCCTGGGCATCGTCCAGGGGCTCACCGAGTTCCTGCCGGTCTCCTCCTCGGGGCACCTGCGGATCACCTCGGCGATCTTCTTCGGCCGCGACGCCGGGGCGTCGTTCACCGCGGTGACCCAGCTGGGCACCGAGGCCGCGGTGCTCATCTACTTCTTCAAGGACATCTGGCGGATCGTCCGTACCTGGTTCCTCGGGATCACCGACACGTCGGTGCGCTCCAGCCTCGACTACCGCATGGGCTGGTACGTCATCGTCGGCACCATCCCGATCGGCGTGCTGGGCCTGCTGTTCAAGGACGCCATCCGCGACACCGCCCGCAACCTCTACCTGATCTCCTTCACGCTGATCTTCTTCGCGCTGGTGCTCGCCTTCGCCGAGTACTGGGGCCGGCAGACCCGCACGCTGGAGAACTTCCGGATGCGCGACGGCGTCATCATGGGCTTCGCCCAGGCGATGGCGCTGATTCCCGGCGTGTCCCGGTCCGGCGGCACGCTCACCTTCGGCCTGCTGCTCAACCTCACCCGGGAGACCGCGGCCCGGTACTCGTTCCTGCTGGCCATCCCCGCCGTGGTGCTGTCGGGCGTGTTCAGCCTCGGCGACGTCTTCCAGCCGGCCGAGCCCGGTACGGCCGCGCCGAGCGTGGCGCAGATGATCGTCGCCACCGCGATCGCCTTCGTCATCGGCTACGCCGCCATCGCCTGGCTGCTGCGCTACGTAGCCCACCACACGCTCTACCTGTTCGTGCTGTACCGGGTGGCGCTGGGCACGCTGGTGCTCTGCCTGCTGCTCACCGGCACCATCAGCGCGACCTGA
- a CDS encoding LLM class F420-dependent oxidoreductase, which yields MRLGLSLGYQTAWSTPADHLALAQEADRLGYSVVWAAEAYGSDSPSMLAWMAGQTERIDVGSAVMQIPARTPAMTAMTAATIDALSGGRFRLGLGVSGPQVSEGWHGVRFAKPLARTREYVDIVKLAIARKEVAYDGEHYTLPLPDGPGKALRLGFHPPREHIPIYLAAVGPKNLELAGEIADGWLAVFYAPEFAEEQLASVRAGRAKVGKELAGFDVVPSVPVVVGDDIATCAELVRWYAALYVGGMGSRQQNFYNQLATRMGYGDAAREVQDLYLAKRQRDAAAAVPMEFIDRTSLLGPKERIAERMREYAAAGVTTLSVTLFVADRDSGVQTLRTVAEALELSGVGE from the coding sequence GTGCGACTCGGGCTCAGCCTCGGATATCAGACGGCGTGGAGCACGCCCGCCGACCACCTGGCTCTGGCCCAGGAGGCGGACCGGCTCGGCTACTCGGTGGTGTGGGCGGCGGAGGCGTACGGCTCCGACTCGCCGAGCATGCTGGCCTGGATGGCCGGGCAGACCGAGCGGATCGACGTGGGCAGCGCGGTGATGCAGATCCCCGCCCGCACCCCGGCGATGACCGCGATGACGGCGGCGACCATCGACGCCCTCTCCGGCGGTCGGTTCCGGCTCGGCCTGGGGGTGTCCGGCCCGCAGGTCTCCGAGGGCTGGCACGGCGTCCGGTTCGCCAAGCCGCTGGCCCGGACCCGGGAGTACGTCGACATCGTGAAGCTGGCGATCGCCCGCAAGGAGGTCGCGTACGACGGCGAGCACTACACCCTGCCGCTGCCCGACGGCCCCGGCAAGGCGCTGCGGCTCGGCTTCCACCCGCCGCGTGAGCACATCCCGATCTACCTGGCCGCGGTCGGCCCGAAGAACCTGGAGCTGGCCGGCGAGATCGCCGACGGCTGGCTGGCCGTCTTCTACGCCCCCGAGTTCGCCGAGGAACAGCTCGCCTCGGTCCGGGCCGGCCGGGCGAAGGTCGGCAAGGAGCTGGCCGGGTTCGACGTGGTCCCGTCGGTGCCGGTGGTGGTCGGCGACGACATCGCCACCTGCGCCGAGCTGGTCCGCTGGTACGCCGCCCTGTACGTCGGTGGCATGGGCAGCCGGCAGCAGAACTTCTACAACCAGCTCGCCACCCGGATGGGCTACGGCGACGCCGCCCGCGAGGTGCAGGACCTCTACCTGGCCAAGCGGCAGCGCGACGCCGCCGCGGCGGTGCCGATGGAGTTCATCGACCGCACCTCGCTGCTCGGTCCCAAGGAGCGCATCGCCGAGCGGATGCGGGAGTACGCGGCGGCCGGCGTCACCACCCTGTCGGTGACCCTGTTCGTCGCCGACCGGGACAGCGGCGTGCAGACCCTGCGTACCGTCGCCGAGGCGCTCGAGCTGTCCGGAGTCGGCGAGTGA
- a CDS encoding aldo/keto reductase translates to MQQRPLGRSGLAVSRLALGTMTWGRDTDADDAAAQLKSYLDAGGNLVDTADVYADGDAESVIGSLLGGLVPRDELLLATKAGLRPGSGRRRDGSRGHLLRTLEASLRRLGTDHVDLWQVHGYDPDTPLEETLSALDHAVSSGKARYVGVSNFSGWQTARAAAWQAAWPGRAPVVAAQVEYSLLERGIEREVLPACEALGLGVLPWSPLGRGVLTGKYRNGRPADSRAVSPHFERFVATYLEPRCSSIVEAVATAAGGLGVSPLEVALAWIRDRPGVTAPILGARTVGQLLGALQVERITLPDEIVTALDDVSALEVGYPERDG, encoded by the coding sequence ATGCAACAGCGACCGCTCGGCCGAAGCGGGCTGGCGGTATCGCGGCTCGCGCTCGGCACCATGACCTGGGGACGCGACACCGACGCCGACGACGCGGCCGCCCAGCTGAAGAGCTACCTCGACGCGGGCGGCAACCTCGTCGACACCGCCGACGTGTACGCCGACGGCGACGCGGAGTCGGTGATCGGGTCGCTGCTGGGCGGCCTGGTCCCCCGCGACGAGCTGCTCCTCGCCACCAAGGCGGGGCTGCGGCCGGGCAGCGGCCGCCGTCGGGACGGCTCCCGGGGGCACCTGCTGCGCACCCTGGAGGCGTCGCTGCGCCGGCTCGGCACCGACCACGTCGACCTCTGGCAGGTGCACGGCTACGACCCGGACACCCCGCTGGAGGAGACGCTCTCCGCCCTGGACCACGCGGTGTCCAGCGGGAAGGCCCGGTACGTGGGCGTGTCGAACTTCTCCGGCTGGCAGACGGCCCGGGCGGCCGCCTGGCAGGCCGCCTGGCCGGGGCGCGCCCCGGTGGTCGCCGCGCAGGTGGAGTACTCGCTGCTGGAGCGGGGGATCGAGCGGGAGGTGCTGCCCGCCTGCGAGGCGCTGGGGCTGGGCGTGCTGCCCTGGTCGCCGCTGGGCCGCGGGGTGCTCACCGGCAAGTACCGCAACGGGCGGCCGGCCGACTCGCGGGCCGTGTCGCCGCACTTCGAGCGGTTCGTCGCCACGTACCTGGAGCCGCGCTGCTCCAGCATCGTGGAGGCGGTCGCCACCGCCGCCGGCGGGCTCGGCGTGTCCCCGCTGGAGGTGGCGCTGGCCTGGATCCGGGACCGGCCCGGGGTGACCGCGCCGATCCTCGGCGCCCGGACGGTCGGGCAGCTGCTGGGCGCGTTGCAGGTGGAGCGGATCACCCTGCCCGACGAGATCGTCACCGCGCTGGACGACGTGTCGGCGCTGGAGGTCGGCTACCCGGAACGGGACGGCTGA
- a CDS encoding DUF5703 family protein: protein MDYEYAPLRLPSNVDRLTAAAQLAIQAEFSGWELARVRLYRDGTRQVMLRRRRVAEAQPGLSY from the coding sequence ATGGACTACGAATACGCGCCGCTGCGGTTGCCCTCGAACGTCGACCGGTTGACCGCCGCGGCGCAGCTGGCGATCCAGGCGGAGTTCTCCGGGTGGGAGCTGGCCCGGGTACGGCTGTACCGGGACGGGACGCGGCAGGTGATGCTGCGTCGTCGTCGGGTCGCCGAGGCGCAGCCGGGCCTGTCGTACTGA
- a CDS encoding M20/M25/M40 family metallo-hydrolase, producing the protein MTSDAASARPDPTDEVVDLCRDLLRIDTTNTGDNDTSVGERRAAEYVAEKLAEVGIDAQLLESAPGRANLVARIPGTDPGRDALLVHGHLDVVPADPDEWSVHPFSGEIRDGYLWGRGAIDMKDFDAMVLAVVRGWHRAGVRPSRDVVLAFTADEEAGSDYGAHFLAREHRHLFDGCTEAIGEVGGFSYSVDESRRLYLIETAEKGIDWLRLHAKGRPGHGSFIHDDNAVTALAEAVARIGRHRFPVTVTDTVRAFLAEVSDVLGIEIDPEDPETAVAKLGPIANIIGATIRSTANPTRLAAGYKDNVIPGRATATIDCRSLPGQSEMLEAQLRELAGPDIEIEYIQRQPALETTFDGDLVAQMSAALRAEDPGAHPVPYMLSGGTDAKAFSQLGIRCFGFAPLRLPADLNFSGLFHGIDERVPVDGLQFGVRVLDRFLRNC; encoded by the coding sequence ATGACGAGCGACGCCGCCTCCGCCCGACCGGACCCCACCGACGAGGTCGTCGACCTCTGCCGCGACCTGCTGCGCATCGACACCACCAACACCGGGGACAACGACACCAGCGTCGGGGAACGGCGGGCCGCCGAGTACGTCGCCGAGAAGCTCGCCGAGGTCGGCATCGACGCCCAGCTGCTCGAGTCCGCGCCGGGCCGGGCCAACCTGGTCGCCCGCATCCCCGGCACCGACCCGGGCCGCGACGCCCTGCTGGTGCACGGCCACCTCGACGTGGTGCCCGCCGACCCCGACGAGTGGTCGGTGCACCCCTTCTCCGGCGAGATCCGCGACGGCTACCTGTGGGGCCGCGGCGCCATCGACATGAAGGACTTCGACGCGATGGTGCTGGCCGTGGTCCGCGGCTGGCACCGCGCCGGGGTCCGGCCGAGCCGGGACGTCGTGCTGGCGTTCACCGCCGACGAGGAGGCCGGCAGCGACTACGGCGCGCACTTCCTGGCCCGCGAGCACCGGCACCTCTTCGACGGCTGCACCGAGGCGATCGGCGAGGTCGGCGGCTTCTCCTACTCCGTCGACGAGTCCCGGCGGCTCTACCTGATCGAGACCGCCGAGAAGGGCATCGACTGGCTGCGCCTGCACGCCAAGGGCCGGCCCGGGCACGGCTCGTTCATCCACGACGACAACGCGGTCACCGCGCTCGCCGAGGCGGTCGCCCGGATCGGCCGGCACCGGTTCCCGGTCACCGTCACCGACACCGTGCGGGCCTTCCTGGCGGAGGTCTCCGACGTGCTCGGCATCGAGATCGACCCGGAGGACCCGGAGACCGCGGTCGCCAAGCTCGGCCCGATCGCCAACATCATCGGCGCCACCATCCGCAGCACCGCCAACCCGACCCGGCTCGCCGCCGGCTACAAGGACAACGTCATCCCGGGCCGGGCCACCGCGACCATCGACTGCCGCAGCCTGCCCGGGCAGTCGGAAATGCTGGAGGCGCAGCTGCGCGAGCTGGCCGGCCCGGACATCGAGATCGAGTACATCCAGCGCCAGCCCGCGCTGGAGACCACCTTCGACGGCGACCTGGTGGCGCAGATGTCCGCCGCGCTGCGCGCCGAGGACCCGGGCGCCCACCCGGTGCCGTACATGCTCTCCGGCGGCACCGACGCCAAGGCGTTCTCGCAGCTCGGCATCCGCTGTTTCGGCTTCGCGCCGCTGCGGCTGCCGGCCGACCTCAATTTCTCCGGCCTGTTCCATGGCATCGACGAGCGGGTCCCGGTGGACGGACTACAGTTCGGCGTGCGGGTTCTCGACCGGTTTCTCCGCAACTGCTAA
- a CDS encoding hemerythrin domain-containing protein: MTVPLPPLPPAADDAYRPGGRSLADIVDREHRALLGLADQVEDPQLGPERRREVLDVLVAAVSRHLSAEEQYLFPAARAAVPASAELVTREIEADAALLTALKGLSGAPDPDVADVVDRVRRHVSRVAALVLPLREVASDAELIRLGNRWEIAEEAAPTRPHPGTPATPPWNKIVEPVVGVLDKARDVVSGRRTRLSDLERSREH, translated from the coding sequence ATGACCGTTCCCCTGCCGCCGCTGCCGCCCGCCGCCGACGACGCGTACCGGCCGGGCGGGCGGAGCCTGGCCGACATCGTGGACCGGGAGCACCGGGCCCTGCTCGGCCTGGCCGACCAGGTCGAGGACCCGCAGCTGGGCCCCGAGCGGCGGCGGGAGGTGCTGGACGTGCTGGTCGCCGCGGTGTCCCGGCACCTCTCCGCCGAGGAGCAGTACCTGTTCCCCGCCGCCCGCGCCGCGGTGCCGGCGAGCGCAGAGCTGGTGACCCGGGAGATCGAGGCGGACGCCGCGCTGCTGACCGCCCTGAAGGGACTGTCCGGGGCGCCGGACCCGGACGTGGCGGACGTCGTCGACCGGGTGCGCCGGCACGTGAGCCGGGTCGCCGCGCTGGTCCTGCCGCTGCGCGAGGTGGCCTCGGACGCCGAACTGATCCGGCTGGGCAACCGGTGGGAGATCGCCGAGGAGGCGGCGCCGACCCGGCCGCACCCGGGCACCCCGGCCACCCCACCCTGGAACAAGATCGTCGAGCCGGTGGTGGGCGTGCTGGACAAGGCCCGGGACGTGGTCTCCGGCCGGCGTACCCGCCTGTCGGACCTGGAGCGCTCCCGCGAACACTGA
- a CDS encoding LysR family transcriptional regulator — MNLELRHLRVVCAIAETGSVTKAASTLGLAQPALTAQLQRIERALGGPLFERDRRGARPTALGELVLDRARVLLPAMKGLQDEAARLAGAGDPLRRYRFGGVNSPILGRLVHRLAAEQPEVQITTYASWSVAELAQLVSGGRLDFALTGVCGDATPSAEFGLCWREVAVDPVFVLLPQHHPMAGRDEIRLVDLRREQWVAAPGDGCFGDCFAAACARAGFTPRKVYEADVRGCLDLVDAGEAIALCQATFRPVAGLVTRRLAGTPLRWRLLLGWHPDSPAARVAEPVLETALAAYTDALANHPDYLAWLLRHPDFGAQPAAAGGVRTA, encoded by the coding sequence ATGAATCTGGAGCTGCGACACCTGCGGGTGGTATGCGCGATCGCGGAGACGGGCAGCGTCACCAAGGCCGCCTCCACCCTCGGCCTGGCCCAGCCGGCCCTGACCGCCCAGCTCCAGCGCATCGAGCGGGCGCTCGGCGGCCCACTGTTCGAACGCGACCGCCGGGGCGCCCGGCCCACCGCGCTCGGTGAGCTGGTGCTGGACCGGGCCCGGGTGCTGCTGCCGGCGATGAAGGGCCTGCAGGACGAGGCCGCCCGGCTGGCCGGCGCGGGCGACCCGCTGCGCCGCTACCGCTTCGGCGGGGTGAACAGCCCGATCCTGGGCCGCCTGGTGCACCGGCTGGCCGCCGAGCAGCCGGAGGTGCAGATCACGACGTACGCCTCCTGGTCCGTCGCGGAGCTGGCCCAGCTGGTCTCCGGCGGGCGGCTCGACTTCGCGCTGACCGGGGTGTGCGGCGACGCCACGCCGTCGGCCGAGTTCGGGCTGTGCTGGCGGGAGGTCGCCGTCGACCCGGTCTTCGTGCTGCTGCCGCAGCACCACCCGATGGCCGGGCGGGACGAGATCCGCCTGGTCGACCTGCGCCGCGAGCAGTGGGTGGCGGCGCCCGGCGACGGCTGCTTCGGCGACTGCTTCGCCGCCGCCTGCGCCCGCGCCGGCTTCACCCCCCGCAAGGTGTACGAGGCGGACGTGCGCGGCTGCCTGGACCTGGTGGACGCCGGCGAGGCGATCGCGCTGTGCCAGGCCACCTTCCGGCCGGTCGCCGGCCTGGTGACCCGGCGGCTGGCCGGCACCCCGCTGCGCTGGCGGCTGCTGCTGGGCTGGCACCCGGACTCGCCGGCCGCCCGGGTCGCCGAACCGGTGCTGGAGACCGCGCTGGCCGCGTACACCGACGCCCTGGCCAACCATCCCGACTACCTGGCCTGGCTGCTGCGCCACCCGGACTTCGGCGCGCAGCCGGCGGCGGCCGGCGGGGTGCGAACCGCCTGA
- a CDS encoding DUF3140 domain-containing protein, translated as MVREARLEPEVEVLWDDFHAEVNVPSEQLRQWLLTRGSGEDAFGPGPDLGLPEPGRRILQVLTKRKVDLTPEDIEVMQEAVDRIRALTAERPSRGNADDEWRHSLLDLGHDVLVER; from the coding sequence ATGGTACGCGAGGCGCGACTGGAACCCGAGGTCGAAGTGCTCTGGGACGACTTCCACGCCGAGGTGAACGTCCCCTCCGAGCAGCTGCGGCAGTGGCTGCTCACCCGCGGGTCGGGGGAGGACGCGTTCGGCCCGGGCCCGGACCTCGGCCTGCCCGAGCCGGGCCGGCGGATCCTGCAGGTGCTCACCAAGCGCAAGGTGGACCTCACCCCGGAGGACATCGAAGTGATGCAGGAGGCCGTCGACCGGATCCGGGCGCTCACCGCGGAGCGGCCGAGCCGGGGCAACGCCGACGACGAGTGGCGGCACTCGCTGCTCGACCTCGGTCACGACGTGCTGGTCGAACGCTGA
- a CDS encoding ATP-dependent Clp protease ATP-binding subunit: MMGPGDYGNDPWDEFLARYFGRGEGGRRPAHRVDITRLMTADAREMLADAARRAAQKHSNDLDTDHLLWAALQREPLRDLVRRAGADPDALVNALGGRGEGAPRGEVPPNLSLTPAAKRALLDAHQLSRAMGANYIGPEHILMALPLNPESPAGRMLAAGRIQPESLQAASAERGPTTGPKPDRGTPTLDQYGQDLTDLARNDQIDPVIGRADEIEQAVEILSRRTKNNPVLIGEAGVGKTAIVEGLAERICDGDVPQTLIGKRVIQLDLAGLVAGTRYRGDFEERLKKVIDEIRAHREELIIFLDEIHTLVGAGGAGSEGGMDASNMLKPALARGELRVIGATTLDEYRRSIEKDAALARRFQPVLVPEPGVEDTVTILRGLRDRYEAHHQVRFTDEALVAAAELSDRYVTDRFLPDKAIDLIDQAGARIRLRTRTPDSDVRELETQLDDIRRDKEQAVADEQYEKASQLRDRLAEIEDQIRRARGDEGPNHVPEVGPKEIAEVVSRATGIPINQLTEEERDRLLRLEGHLHEKVVGQDEAVSAVAEAVRRSRTGLADPDRPMGSFLFLGPTGVGKTELARALAEALFGEADRMVRVDMSEFQERHTVSRLVGAPPGYVGYEEAGQLTEAVRRRPYAVVLLDEIEKAHPDVFNILLQVLDDGRLTDSQGRTVNFKNTVLIMTSNLGAELITGAQRAVGFGAGEAGGQQETDELRERLMRRLQESFRPEFLNRIDETIIFRRLEAEQLREITGLMLEETRRRLHAQDIQVDVTTAGVDWLAEHGYQPEFGARPLRRVIQREVDNRLSRMLLENEISPGQKVCVDARDGQLAFDVSAGDRGHTAATTSHPR, from the coding sequence ATGATGGGACCCGGCGACTACGGCAACGACCCGTGGGACGAGTTCCTGGCCCGCTACTTCGGCCGGGGCGAGGGGGGACGCCGGCCGGCGCACCGGGTCGACATCACCCGGCTGATGACCGCCGACGCCCGGGAGATGCTCGCCGACGCCGCCCGCCGGGCGGCCCAGAAACACAGCAACGACCTGGACACCGACCACCTGCTCTGGGCGGCGTTGCAGCGCGAGCCGCTGCGCGACCTGGTACGCCGCGCCGGCGCCGACCCGGACGCGCTGGTCAACGCCCTCGGCGGGCGCGGCGAGGGGGCGCCGCGCGGCGAGGTGCCGCCGAACCTGTCGCTGACCCCGGCGGCCAAGCGGGCGCTGCTCGACGCCCACCAGCTCTCCCGGGCCATGGGGGCCAACTACATCGGCCCGGAGCACATCCTGATGGCGCTGCCGCTGAACCCGGAGTCGCCGGCCGGGCGGATGCTCGCCGCCGGGCGGATCCAGCCGGAGTCGTTGCAGGCGGCCAGCGCCGAGCGGGGCCCGACGACCGGCCCGAAGCCCGACCGCGGCACCCCCACCCTCGACCAGTACGGCCAGGACCTCACCGACCTGGCCCGCAACGACCAGATCGACCCGGTGATCGGCCGGGCCGACGAGATCGAGCAGGCGGTGGAGATCCTGTCCCGGCGCACCAAGAACAACCCGGTGCTGATCGGTGAGGCCGGTGTCGGCAAGACCGCCATCGTGGAGGGGCTCGCCGAGCGGATCTGCGACGGCGACGTGCCGCAGACCCTGATCGGCAAGCGGGTCATCCAACTCGACCTGGCCGGGCTGGTCGCCGGCACCCGCTACCGGGGCGACTTCGAGGAACGCCTGAAGAAGGTGATCGACGAGATCCGCGCCCACCGGGAGGAACTCATCATCTTCCTGGACGAGATCCACACCCTGGTCGGCGCGGGCGGCGCCGGCAGCGAGGGCGGCATGGACGCCTCCAACATGCTCAAGCCGGCGCTGGCCCGGGGCGAGCTGCGGGTGATCGGCGCGACCACGCTGGACGAGTACCGGCGCAGCATCGAGAAGGACGCGGCGCTGGCCCGCCGGTTCCAGCCGGTGCTGGTGCCCGAGCCCGGCGTCGAGGACACCGTCACCATCCTGCGCGGCCTGCGCGACCGCTACGAGGCGCACCACCAGGTCCGGTTCACCGACGAGGCGCTGGTGGCCGCCGCCGAACTCTCCGACCGCTACGTCACCGACCGGTTCCTGCCGGACAAGGCGATCGACCTGATCGACCAGGCCGGCGCCCGGATCCGGCTGCGTACCCGTACCCCCGACTCGGACGTGCGGGAGCTGGAGACCCAGCTCGACGACATCCGCCGGGACAAGGAGCAGGCGGTCGCCGACGAGCAGTACGAGAAGGCCTCCCAGCTGCGCGACCGGCTCGCCGAGATCGAGGACCAGATCCGCCGCGCCCGCGGCGACGAGGGCCCCAACCACGTGCCGGAGGTCGGGCCTAAGGAGATCGCCGAGGTGGTCTCCCGGGCCACCGGCATCCCGATCAACCAGCTCACCGAGGAGGAACGCGACCGGCTGCTGCGCCTGGAGGGGCACCTGCACGAGAAGGTGGTCGGCCAGGACGAGGCGGTCAGCGCGGTCGCCGAGGCGGTGCGCCGCTCGCGCACCGGGCTGGCCGACCCGGACCGGCCGATGGGCAGCTTCCTGTTCCTCGGCCCGACCGGCGTCGGCAAGACCGAGCTGGCCCGGGCCCTGGCCGAGGCGCTCTTCGGCGAGGCGGACCGGATGGTCCGGGTCGACATGAGCGAGTTCCAGGAGCGGCACACGGTCAGCCGGCTGGTCGGGGCCCCGCCCGGGTACGTCGGCTACGAGGAGGCCGGCCAGCTCACCGAGGCGGTCCGCCGCCGCCCGTACGCGGTGGTGCTGCTCGACGAGATCGAGAAGGCCCATCCGGACGTGTTCAACATCCTGCTCCAGGTGCTCGACGACGGCCGGCTCACCGACAGCCAGGGCCGGACGGTGAACTTCAAGAACACCGTACTGATCATGACCAGCAACCTGGGCGCGGAGCTGATCACCGGCGCCCAGCGGGCGGTCGGCTTCGGCGCCGGCGAGGCCGGCGGCCAGCAGGAGACCGACGAGCTGCGCGAGCGGCTGATGCGCCGGCTCCAGGAGAGCTTCCGCCCGGAGTTCCTCAACCGGATCGACGAGACCATCATCTTCCGCCGGCTGGAGGCCGAGCAGCTGCGCGAGATCACCGGCCTGATGCTGGAGGAGACCCGTCGCCGGCTGCACGCCCAGGACATCCAGGTGGACGTCACCACCGCGGGCGTGGACTGGCTCGCCGAGCACGGCTACCAGCCCGAGTTCGGGGCCCGGCCGCTGCGCCGGGTGATCCAGCGCGAGGTGGACAACCGGCTGTCCCGGATGCTGCTGGAGAACGAGATCTCCCCGGGGCAGAAGGTCTGCGTCGACGCGCGGGACGGACAGCTCGCCTTCGACGTGAGCGCCGGGGACCGCGGCCACACGGCCGCGACCACGTCCCATCCCCGGTGA